The window TAGTATTAGACAATTTTTAATGGTTGAAAAAACAATTTACGACCCAAAATTTAGTATGAATGAATATACCTAATGCATTATATAAATTTTATAAATATTGGTTTTAACAATATAAATATTATTATTTTATGGTTTAGATCAAAATCTATTCTCATAAATTAACTTTCCCTTGATTGATTGCGACAAATTATTCATCCTCAAAAGAAAAATCTATCCATAATTCACTGTAGGACAAAGAGGTAATACAATTTCAGGTAGCTAATTTCACGCCATACTTTAACTAAAATTAACAAAAGGTCTTTTATTTAAAGTTGATCCTTGTCCCCATAGATAAAAATATTTGCGATAATTCTTTTTTCCTTATCCAACGTGATAATTATTCTCAGCCTCACTAATATGATTTTATATTGTTATTCCTCAAATTGAAAAACGTCACAAAGCCTTTATGGATCATATTAATAAAGGTTTAATAATAAAGAATTAAGAGATAATGGGCGAATTTAATTTGTTTATCAAGGTTGAATTTTAAGTTTCGAAAGTAATCTTCGTTTAAAGTCATTGTTGGTTATAAGGAAAGAATCCTAAACTTTTGATCTCATTAATTTGCTGATTGATTTAAGATAAAACCTATTTCAAGGCAAACGTATCTGTCTCACCAATTACATGTCAAGTCTTGATTTAAAGTTCTGTGGGTATAGGTCTCTGACGTTTTAGTGATTTATCTCTGTGATTTTTTTCAAGCGCATACTTTAGCCATTCATACGGGTTGACTTCGTTCTTTTTGCATATGGCAAAGAAGAAATAGATCATAGCTGGTCTTTGTGCCGAAGCATGAAATTCTGCAAAGAGGTATGTTTTTCTGCCTAGGGCTGACTTCTCTTGGATGTTCCCGACATCTGGAGACCTCCCTCGTTAAGGTAAATATCCTTGTGCCTATCCCTGCCATATCTACCATTTCGTTGCTTCCTCCCTAACGGGGAATTGGAATTTGGCGTGATGTGACACCTCATCGGACCAATTTTTTATGGGGAATTCCCGCACATGAGGGATACCGATAAACTCGGCACAGGCTACCGACATACTTTGGCACAGGTTTTCACCCTCTGGAATAATTTGGTATTTTCGATACCAGATGCCCAAGCTGGGCACACACAATAGCTATAAAAATAGGCGGGTTAAATGCTTAAATTAAAATGATTTGTATAATATTAATGTCTGTTATAAACCGAAAAGTTAGTTCTTAAAATTCGCTACTTTTCATATAAAAAACCGGTGTGTAATTAGAATATGAAACTATGGACCTACTAAAACTATCAATCGAATGGGCAAAAGCTGAAGTATACTCAACACGTTTCTTTATTGTCTTCGCGATCGGATTTATAATCGCAAGTGTTGGATTTTGGCAATTCGGAAAAACAGATTTAGCAAAGGCATATATCATTCCAACATTAGTTGCGGGTATATTACTATTAATTATTGGCAGCGGTACTAACTACACCAATATTCAAAGAGTTAAACAATTTGAAAAGGATTATAATACTGACAAGATTGCCTTTTATAAATCCGAAGTTGAACGTTCTGAGAGCACCGTAAAGCAATTTATAGTTGTTTTTAAAGTAGTTCCATTATTAATTATCGTAGCAGCATTGATAATACTGTTTGTTAACATACCAACTTGGAGAGCAATTAGTATTACAGCCCTTTCAATGTTCATTGTCATTTTATTAATTGACGGAAACGCACAATCAAGAATTGAGAACTACCACAAAGAATTGAAATTATTAGACTTAAAAAATGAATAAAAAAAATAACTATACACAGTCGAGGAGACGGTCGTGAGCCAAAAGCTCATGATGCGCCTCTCACACCACCGTACCCTGTGAAAAACAGGGCAGGCATTGCAACTTGCTAATGCTTCGGAACATTAATTCCCGCACATAAGGGATATCGATAAAACTCGGCACAGTCTTTTCACCCTCTGGAACGGTCAACTTTTTAACGTATATCCACCATTCAAGGCACACACAAGGTATATGAAATCATAGCCACCTCAACTCACGGAATCGAAATGAAAACAGGAAAAACACCGTTAAAGGAAATAGAAAAAACCGAGCGGATTATGAAACAATATTTTGACTCTAAGAAATAACAAAATGAAAAAGAAAGTAATAAAAAACTAAAAGTTTAGAAGAGATTACCGATAAATATATTGGAGAAATCGGAACACCAGAACGAAACGAGTTTGAAAATGAACTTCGACTTGACTTAATCGGACAAGCTATTAAACAAGCACGAAAAGAAAGAAAGTTGACACAAGCACAACTCGGCGAATTGATTGGTGTCCAAAAAGCACAGATTTCTAAAATTGAAAACAATTTGACCGATGCAAGGTTTGCGACAATTTAAAAGTGTTTCGAGCTTTATATGCAAAAATTAATTTTAACGTGGAATTACTGAATCAAAATGTTGATTTGGTGAGCTAAAAAAGCACTATACACAATAACTAAGTATTCTGACGGCTGGCCCTTTGACCCCTTCTACCCTTCGACAGACTCAGGGACCATGCTCAGGGAGCATTTTTCGATTTTGGAAACTTGGTTTACTATGAGGAATGATTTTCTTCTTTTGTTTTTTTGCGGTGGGAGATTGAAAATTTACTGATTTTAAATTGTTCTTTGACCTAGGGTTCTTTGCTTTAGTCGCTATTATTCAATAGGTAATCGGTTTTGGAGTGAATTTTAGACTGTTTTTGCCATTAGATCATACCTGCCCCATTAAGCTAACTGGCGCTTTTTATTTTGCTTCCTGATTTTATTAAACCAATTGGCTGGTGCCACCGTTGGTCAAAACATGCAAGCGTATGCTTTCTCTTGTTTTGCAAGAAGGGCACCTTTTAAGCAAGAAAGCAGACTTTCCTTTCACTTCTATTACCACTTAACCGGTTTGACATAAAGCATTGTTTCTTAGCAATTCCGAAGCCTATACTGTGCATTTTACATGTTCCTGGCTATCCCCCCCCACTTCGCTACAGGTTTTCACCCTCCGGAATAATTTGGTATCATCGAAAACAGCTGCACATGCTGGGCACACTTAACGTATAAAAAAAATAGAGCGCTTTATTTTGATAACTGAATTTTAACAAATATATAAAATATAAAATTTGGTATTTATGCTTTTTTATAAAATAAAAATAATTATATTTAGTTATACTTTGAATTAAAATAAATTCTTTTTAACAATATACGGTACATTTATTACACTAACCATTAGGTGTAATTTCATAGCTTAGATAGCAGTAAGTGACCTTCAAAATATGGTAACTGAATTAGGAGAAAGGTTAACAAGGCAGTTCAGGAAATATATGCCTGATGCTTTTGTATTTGCACTTGCATTGACAATTATTACTAGCATTGTAGCAATGATATGGGCAAAGTCTTCTGCCATAGAGACTATTCAAGCATGGTACGCCGGTTTTTGGATGCTTCTTGAGTTTGGAATGCAAATGGTTCTCATCTTGGTTAGCGGATATTGTATTGCACTCTCCCCGTTCATCAAGAAGATTATATACAAGCTGACAAACTTTATTCAATCTCCTAAACAGGTATATCCATTCGTGATGTTTATCGGGTAGATGTTGAGTTTGATAAGTTGGGGCTGGATGGTAATAACAGCAGCTTTGGCTAGGGAACTTGCCCTACGAATAAAAGGAATCAATTACCCCTACCTCATTGCTTGTGTCTATTTCTCCGGAGGAATCTGGGTAAGTGGATTGTCTAGTTCCATTCCACTGTTACTCAACACCGAAAATAACTACTTGATTGAAGCTGGTATTTTGTCTGACACTATTTCAACTTCCTATACCCTTGGATCAATCTTAAATTTATCTATTCTCACTTTTTCTCTAGCACTTGCCCCCATTCTATTTAGATTACTGATACCTCATAATGAACTGGATCTGGAAAAGATGTTATTGACGGAGGACCAATTTAAGGAGCCAACAATTAAGGATGAAGCTAAAAATATGAAACTCCCATATAGGGCGGTATCCGACAGATTGAATAATAGCTCAATATTCCCCTATACAATTGGGCTGATGGGCCTTACATATATTATTTTTCATTTCAGTTCCAATGGGCTAGACCTCAATTTGAACATAATGATTTTTATTTTTGTCATTTTAGGCATGTTTTTACACAAGACACCGGTACGATACGGAATAGCAATGCGACATTCAAGTGCTAACATATCAGGAATACTCTTCCAATTCCCTTATTACGCTGGAATAATGGGAATAATGATTCACACCGGACTAGGTAAAGAACTTGCACAATGGATGTCTGCCAATGCTACGATTGACACCTATCCCCTTATTGCTTTTCTTAGTGGTGGATTTGTGAATTTTGCCATTCCCTCGGCCGGTGGCGAATTTGCAGTAATCGGTCCTAGCATTATAAATGCCGTAAAAGAAATTGGTGCTGGTTTGCCCGAAACCGAATTGAATAATATGATTGCAAGAGCAGCTTTATCAGTGGCCTACGGGGAAACTTTAACTAATTTATTGCAACCTTTTTATTTATTGATAATACTTCCAGTTATGGGTATAGGGATTAAGATACAAGCTAGAGATGTTATGGTTTATTTATTAATACCTTTCCTTATATTTTTCATAGGATGGGCAATTATGGTCACTTTTGTACCCATTTGAGTAATTCTTAAAAAGAAATAATATTTAATCATAGGTATGAAATTATGGCCGTGCATAGCAATCGCCCAATCCAAAGCTATAGATTCATACATTGGGCCTTAGAGGTCAGTTTGAATTTAAAGTTAATAAATTCGAATTAAGATCCATCCTATTTATGAGAAAGCCTAGACTCTGGGAAACTCCGTGTTTTTTACATTGCTCCTACAAGAGCTCAACCAATGTTGTAGTTCTCTTAGATGCGAGGTAATCATAGATTTCTGTTAAAGATTGATTTAATTTGTCGTCTTCTAAACTCATTGGCGTAATTTTACGCCACTAATACACGGCAATTATACTTTCACACCAAGTGTCGGTTAATAAAAAGCTGATAACATTCTATATTATCATGGCTATCCTTAGGCTATTATTCTTTTAGCTCTTCGTAGATTGCTGCGGTAGTTAACTGAAATTTTCATACTTTTAATCAGCTACGAATTTATACAGTGGTGTTAGCGGTAATGCAAACTAAACCCTCAAAACAGAATGAAAGAAGTACATTTTTTAAACGATATATTTTCCTCGAAGGACTTCAATGAAAGTGAGCTCAAATTGATTTTATGCCAATTTAAACAAGTAAATTTTTCTAAAAGTGAGTACCTGCTGAAAGAGGGAAAAACCGAAAACCATTATTGGTTTTTAGAAAGGGGTTTCGTTCGTTCTTTTGTGAATGACACCTGCGGAAATGACATTACAACGAATTTTTATGGTCAAAGTGACATCGTTATTGATTGGTCCTCGTTTTTTTTGCGAAACCCGACCCGTGAAAATATTCAGGCATTGACAGACTGCATTTGCTGGCAATTGGATTTTGAGACATTCCAACAACTATTCCATAGTATAAAAGCTTTTAGAGAACAAGGTCGTAGACGATTGGTAAGTTCCTATTTCGCACTGAAAAACCAAAGTGTATCGTTAATTGCAGACGAAGCAAAAGAACGCTATTTGCGATTGTTAAGGGAAAAACCGCACATTGTTCAAAATGTTTCACAGCAACACATCGCTACCTATTTGGGCATCACTAAATATTCGTTAAGTCGTATTCGCAAAGAAATTTCCCAATAAATTCCATTTTTGCCATAGGGCAACTTTTTTACCAAAACCAACCGATACTTTTGTTTTCGTAATTAATAAAATAAAGAGTTATGGAAACAATTTTCAATCAAAAAACAGTCGATGGTCTGACAGACCGAATCAATCAATTGAAAACAACCAACAATGCTCAATGGGGGAAAATGAATGCTTACCAAATGCTGAAACATTGTACCTTGAGCGAAGAAATGTTTCAAGGAAAAAGACAATACAAACGCCTATTTATGGGCAAATTATTCGGCCGAATGGCTTTGAACGGAATCTTGAAAGACGATAAACCAATGAAGAAGAACCAGCCTACACATCCGGAATTTAAAATAAAGGGAAATGGAAATTTTGAAACAGAAAAGGCAAAATGGATTGACTTGCTCAATGGTTACAACGGATTTTCAAATACGAATTTTGTACATCCCTTCTTTGGTAAAATGACAAAGGAAGAAATCGGCAAATATATTTTCAAACATACAGACCATCATTTGAGACAATTTGGCAAATAATTTTTGCTATGCAAAAAGCCATATTTATACTAGTTGCAATTTTGTCTTTACTACTGCTCTATTACGGAACAGGGAGAAAGAAAAGATTAATTTTGCTTTTTACAGTTTGGCAATCATCGATTGGTTTTCTGGCATTTTACCAAGTATTTAAAGATAAACCGAGTCTTTTTCCATTAGCCCTTTTCGGTACAGTTTTATTGACTATTTTCGGACTAAAAGGAATTGATGCAACAAAACTAAAATCAAACTACCTATTAGGAATACACATTTTAAGAATTCCGGTTGAATTGATTTTGTATCAACTTTATCTTCAAGAAAAAATCCCGAAACTAATGACTTTTCATGGCTGGAATTTTGACATGGTAATGGGAATTTCTGCATTTATTATTTTGGTTTATCATTTAATATTAAAAAGAAAAATCAATTATAATTTTTTCATTATTTGGAATAGGATTGGAATTGTATTTTTACTGATTATAGTTTCATTGGCTATTTTGTCTTCACCTTTGCCAATTCAACAATTTGCATTCGAACAGCCGAATATTGCAGTATTAGAATTCCCGTATTGCTTTTTACCTACATGCATTGTCCCGGTGGTACTGATGTCACATAGTTTACTTATCCAAAAAGCATTCTACCGCTAATAATTGAGCATCCTGGCGACAGGCCCTACAACTGGCTCAGGGTCCATACTTAATGTCCAGACCACCACCATATAGAGAAGTAGCGTTTTAAAGGGAAGTTTAAGACTTAAAAGATTCTAGAAGTTGAAAAATGATATGGTGAAATAAGCATCATGTCAGGAACTTGCTATCTGATATATACCTGGGAATCAATACCTCTGGCAGGACAAGCTAATTTAGAACCACAAGTGACATCTGAATCCAATAAAATTGTATATTTAACCAAACTCAAAAACTTAAAAGACCTATGCTTCAATTTAAACTATCCTTTGCAGTCATTGGATTTTGGCTCTTAACAGCAACACCTATCCATGCCCAATCTTTTGCCTATGTAAATTCTTCAGAAATTTTGGCCGAAACGCCGGCTTTGGAACAAGCAGAAAGAAATTTGGAGGCGTTTCAGAAACAGCTTCAAGAAAAAGGTCAAGTTATGGTGGAAACTTTTCAAGCTAAGGTTGCCGACTTGGAAGATAAAATTGGAAAAGGTGAAATAACTCCGGTTGAAAAGCAAAACCAAACCGAACTCCTCCAAAAGAACAAGAGAATATTGGGAAATTCGAGCTGGAAATGGTTTCTACCATACAGGATAAACGCAATGAGCTCATAAAACCTATTTATGACCGAATAAATGAAGCGATTAAATTAGTAGCCCAAGAACAGGGTTATAATGCCATTTTTGACCAACAGAGTCTACTATTTGCAGAAGAAAGTATTGATGTTACAGCAATGGTGAAAGCCAAACTTGGTATTTGATATTATAATGATCTGTTTAGCGCTTTAATTTTGACCAAGTCTAAGCACTCTTAGCTGTAAAGTAAACCGCACTGCAAAACAGATAAACAACTCATGGTTCGAAAGATGTTCAAGTTTTATTGAACATGCAGACCTATCTACTTCATAAGAACACAAAAAACAAACCCTAGATAATTTAATACAGCCTTTTGTTGTTAAAAAAGCGGTTTTGGAGTCAATTTGTAGTGTTATTTCCTGTAGAGTTAACCTGTCCCAATTTCGCTATCGCTCATTATCTAGGTTCCACGTTTTGTCAAACCAGTTGGCTGGTGTCCCACATTTGTCAAAACTTGCCAGCGTATGTAGCTTCCCTATTTTGCTATAAGAAAAATTATAAGCAGGAAAGTCTGATTATTCCACCACTTCTAATACCACTTAATCAATTTGGCTGTTGACATTAACTTATTGTGTAGCCTTAAAAGCACTGGCAAAATACAAACATGCCTGACGCGACCCAAGCCCTTTAAAACGCTCAACTCTCGGGACAGGATATGTAGCGTGAACCTCCTTAAAAATTCCGGAGCCAATAGTGTACAAGTTTCTTTTTCACCCTCTGAAATAATTTGGTATCTTCGATACCAAATGCACATTTTGGGCTCACACAATGGCTATAAATAATTGTGTGTTTTCATGTACTTTTGAAAATCCTTTCAGATTTTCAGTTTGGTGCGTACTTGCAAAGTTGTGTGTTAACCCACGCAACTAGACATAGCTTATACCGTTACCAGTAAGGAAAGGAAAACTAAGTTATAAACACTTAAAAAAATTCAATAACTATATATAATCGTATTTTGATTGATGAAAACAAATAACCACATGGATAAAACCATTAAAATATATAAAGATGTAAATGTAGAAAATACAAAATTAGGAAAACATGTAAGTATTGGCGATAATTCAAGAATTGTAAATTGTAATTTAGGAGAACATGTCAGGGTAGATAGAAGAAACTACTTTCAAAACACAAGTATAGGCAAACATACATACACAGGTTGTGACACAAGAATTTATAACGCAACGTTAGGTAAATTCTGTTCTATTTCTTGGCATGTTACTATCGGGGGAGGGGAACATAAAATTGATAGGATTACAACTCATGATTTTTTATACAATCCTAACTCTAATTTTAATATTTTTAAAACCGAGGATTGGCATAACAGATATGAGAAGAAAGTTGAAATAGGTAATGATGTTTGGATTGGAGCGGGTAGCGTTATATTAAGAGGTGTGATGATAGGTGATGGAGCAGTGGTAGGAGCAAACTCTGTAATAACAAAAGATATACCACCATACGCAGTAGTAGCAGGAAACCCGGGAAGGATAATAAAATTTAGATTTTCCGATGATATAATTGATAGAATAATAAAATTAAATTGGTGGGATCTAGATGATTCGGTAATTATAAATGAGTTAGAATCGTTTAGAGATGGGAATATAATTCAAACCCTAAATAAACTAGAAAAGTTAAAAAAATGAATATATTATTAACCTCAGTAGGTAGAAGAGGCTATATTGTCGATTATTTTAAGCAAGCATCAGAAGATGCTAAAATTCATGTATGTAATAGCGTCTTTACCGTTGCTTTCAGGAAAGCCGATTTTAGCTTTATTGCACCTAAGATATATGAGAATGATTATATTGATTGTTTAGTAGACTATTGCAAAATTCATAAGATAGATGCAATAATGTCATTATTTGACATAGACTTGGTTGTATTGGGGTCGTCGGAAAAGCGATTTGAAGAAATTGGTGTAAATCTAATTCATGCTCCCCTGAAAACCCTTAAAATATGTAACGATAAATGGTTAACATACAAATTTTCACAGGAAATAAATATTGCAACTCCTAAAACATATATTTCCATGGAAGATGCATTAAAGGAAATAGAATCAAAGCGTGTCTATTATCCTTTAATTATAAAACCCAGATTTGGTATGGGTTCTATTGGATTATATACTGTCAATAACAGAGAAGAGCTGCATGTTCTGTATAACAAATGTAAAAATGAGGTGTTTAATTCTTATTTGAAGTATGAGAGTACCGATTTTAAAGAAGAAAGTGTATTGATACAAGAGTTTAAAAAATCGAAAGAATATGGGTTAGATATAATTAACGACTTGAATGGGAAATATGTAACAGTAATCCCAAAAGAGAAGGTAGAGATGCGATCTGGAGAAACAGATTTAGGTTTGACAGTTGATAATGCAAGATTTATTGATTTAGCTAAAAAAATATCCCAAGCAACAAAGCATAAGGGTATTATGTCTGTAGACATACTTGCTGATGAGACCGGCACCTTGAATTTATTGGAAATGAACTGTAGGATTTCGGGACACTATCCAGTTGCTCACTGTGCAGGTGTAAATTATCCAAAACAATTAATAGAATGGTTAGATAAAGAAGATACTAACTTGGAAAATTTTAAGTATAAAAGAGATGTTTACGTAACAAAAGAACTTTTGCCAGTTGTTTGGGAATGATACCTCTGTGGCTATGCGTCCACACCCACAATACTAGACTCATGCAGAATAATAGATTGCTTGAGAATTGATGGAAAGATTGAGCTAAAGAAATCTATTTTTAATGCTTTAAAAGATTAAAGCTCAATGGAAAAATTCTATCATACGTAATAGCCCTGCCGCAGATGCAACCCAGGGCTATTACGCAAACAATTCCCGTAAACATACATTAAAAATGTGAAGCGGGATATTTAAAAACTCGTGGACAAAATTGACATTGATTTAATGTATAGTTACAAGCATACTGGCTTGGATGAGTTTTATAATCAGCAACTTGTTTAATGAAATAGGAAGCAATAAAAATAGGTTTAGACTTAAAGGTTTTTGCAAAACGAATTGACTATTTAATCATTCCAAAATGGATACTGCGTATGCATTAGTTTGCTATGGAATGTGAGATTCACCTTGACTTTTCATTTGCTAAGCACAGTAGTTCTATTTTTACCATCTAAAAAAAGGTTCAAAAATCCTGCAAAAACAGGGGATTCAATGACAAAGCTTATTTAACAGAATTTGAGTCAAATAAAGACCAATATGGTTTACAAAAGAGCTTAAACTTATTCCACCGGAAAGAGCAGAATCAAAAGTAAGCAAACAATAAATTAATAATTGTCTCTTATAGCTGCCAGACCATTTTGAATAATACCCTTACAACTTGACCAATGGCTATTTCGGTCAAACCGTGCCACTACGAAAGATCATTTAAAGTAGGTGAATTTATATTCATTTTTCAAGATTTCTTTTCTTAAAGATTCTCCTTTGATATCTATTCTGTGAAAAGAGTTTACTGGAATGGTTAATGTATGCCAAACTGTGGTTCCTGATATGTTGCAAAGAAATTATGGTGATGTGATTATTTACGGTTCTACGGCAGGCATGATTGTTACTGCAAAATTTGGAGCTTATGGAGCTACAAAATGTGCTAATAATTTTTACACCAAAGTTTTGATTGAGGAAAACAAAAAATCTAAAGTACGAATATTACTTGTTTGCCCACCAGCGGTGGATATGCCACTTTTGAAACAAGCTGAAGCAACAGATCAGCCTGATATTTTCAATAACTCCTTTTTCAATAGATACCTGACCTCTTCTCCTGAAGATGTTGTAAAAGCCGTTGAAAAAAGCATCAAAAATGGTAAGAAAGTCTGTAACCCTAGATCTGCCAAAATATCATCATTTTTAAAAAGATTTATGTAAGAAAAAAATTTAATTCTTGAAATTCAGGTCACAAAAATACAGCAGATAGCCAGTCCTTTGAAGTTTTCTTTTACACTCCGAACATTTTTATTCAATTATATTACCAACTTACAAGCGGAAAACCGGGCTTTCTCCGAAACTTAAGCAACCCTTTCTCAATACCCAAAGCACCATTTTCTACTATGACACATTGAACAATAATCAGTAGTTTT of the Cyclobacterium marinum DSM 745 genome contains:
- a CDS encoding CatB-related O-acetyltransferase, encoding MDKTIKIYKDVNVENTKLGKHVSIGDNSRIVNCNLGEHVRVDRRNYFQNTSIGKHTYTGCDTRIYNATLGKFCSISWHVTIGGGEHKIDRITTHDFLYNPNSNFNIFKTEDWHNRYEKKVEIGNDVWIGAGSVILRGVMIGDGAVVGANSVITKDIPPYAVVAGNPGRIIKFRFSDDIIDRIIKLNWWDLDDSVIINELESFRDGNIIQTLNKLEKLKK
- a CDS encoding ATP-grasp domain-containing protein; the encoded protein is MNILLTSVGRRGYIVDYFKQASEDAKIHVCNSVFTVAFRKADFSFIAPKIYENDYIDCLVDYCKIHKIDAIMSLFDIDLVVLGSSEKRFEEIGVNLIHAPLKTLKICNDKWLTYKFSQEINIATPKTYISMEDALKEIESKRVYYPLIIKPRFGMGSIGLYTVNNREELHVLYNKCKNEVFNSYLKYESTDFKEESVLIQEFKKSKEYGLDIINDLNGKYVTVIPKEKVEMRSGETDLGLTVDNARFIDLAKKISQATKHKGIMSVDILADETGTLNLLEMNCRISGHYPVAHCAGVNYPKQLIEWLDKEDTNLENFKYKRDVYVTKELLPVVWE
- a CDS encoding OmpH family outer membrane protein, whose amino-acid sequence is MLQFKLSFAVIGFWLLTATPIHAQSFAYVNSSEILAETPALEQAERNLEAFQKQLQEKGQVMVETFQAKVADLEDKIGKGEITPVEKQNQTELLQKNKRILGNSSWKWFLPYRINAMSS
- a CDS encoding SDR family NAD(P)-dependent oxidoreductase: MVNVCQTVVPDMLQRNYGDVIIYGSTAGMIVTAKFGAYGATKCANNFYTKVLIEENKKSKVRILLVCPPAVDMPLLKQAEATDQPDIFNNSFFNRYLTSSPEDVVKAVEKSIKNGKKVCNPRSAKISSFLKRFM
- a CDS encoding Crp/Fnr family transcriptional regulator gives rise to the protein MKEVHFLNDIFSSKDFNESELKLILCQFKQVNFSKSEYLLKEGKTENHYWFLERGFVRSFVNDTCGNDITTNFYGQSDIVIDWSSFFLRNPTRENIQALTDCICWQLDFETFQQLFHSIKAFREQGRRRLVSSYFALKNQSVSLIADEAKERYLRLLREKPHIVQNVSQQHIATYLGITKYSLSRIRKEISQ
- a CDS encoding OmpH family outer membrane protein, producing MVSTIQDKRNELIKPIYDRINEAIKLVAQEQGYNAIFDQQSLLFAEESIDVTAMVKAKLGI
- a CDS encoding DUF1569 domain-containing protein, producing METIFNQKTVDGLTDRINQLKTTNNAQWGKMNAYQMLKHCTLSEEMFQGKRQYKRLFMGKLFGRMALNGILKDDKPMKKNQPTHPEFKIKGNGNFETEKAKWIDLLNGYNGFSNTNFVHPFFGKMTKEEIGKYIFKHTDHHLRQFGK